From the genome of Candidatus Brocadiaceae bacterium:
GGCGGGTATATCGCCGCCGGGGCCTTTTTCGGCCGAGGGCGCCCCCGCGCCCTCGCCGTGCGCGGGGGCTGCGGGGGCGGTGCTGTACTTGCGGCCGCGCGCGCCCTTTCGGTATAGTGGAGCCCTCGTGCGGCCGTGCCCTGCCCTCCTGCCGGACGGTTGAGGGCCGGCCTCCCCGCAATAAACCTTCACGCAACCGGAACAGGCACAAACGTGGGTTACAGAATCGTCGTCTGCGTCAAGCAGGTGCCCGACACCGAGAACCTGACGGGTCAGGCCATGCGGGAAGACGGCACGGTCAACCGCACCGCGCTGCCGGCCATCTTCAATCCCGAGGACCTCAACGCCCTGGAGCTGGCCCTCCGCATCAAGGACGAGCACGGCGGCCACGTCACCGCACTCACCATGGGTCTGCCGAAGGCGGCCGACGTGCTGCGCGAGTGCCTCTACCGGGGGGCCGACGCCGCCGTTCTGCTGACCGACCGCCGCCTGGCTGCCGCCGACACGCTGGCCACGTCCTACGCGCTCAGCCGCGCCGTGCGCCGCATCGGCCAGGTTGACCTGGTCCTGTGCGGGCGTCAGGCCATCGACGGCGACACGGCGCAGATCGGGCCGCAACTGGCCGAGAAACTGGGCCTCCCGCAACTGACCTACGTCGACGAGATCCACGCGATCGGCAACGGCTCGATCACGGTGCGGCGGGGGCTGGAGCACGGCTACGAGGTCGTGCGGGGCCCCGTGCCTGCGCTGCTGACGGTCACGTCGAACGCGCCCGAGGCGCGGCCGCCCGCCGCCCGCCGCCTGATGAGGTATAAGAAAGCGCGCGCTGCGGCCGAACTGGGGCGCCGGGACGGCGATCCGACCCCCGAGGAACTGCAGAGCCGCGGCCTGCTGATCGAGCAATGGAGCGTGGACGACATCGGCGCCGAGGAGGCCGCCTGCGGGGCGAAGGGATCCCCCACCCGGGTCAAGAACGTCGACTCGGTTCAGCTCGTCTCGGAAGACCGCCGACGGATCGAGCCGACCAGGGAGGCGCTGGGAGCCCTGGTCCGCGAACTGATCGAGGAACACATCGTGGACTGACCGGCCGGACGCCTCCCCCGCATGGCAGGAGCTTGACCCCTGATGGAAGAACCGAAGGACGTGTTCGTATTCGCAGAGGTCCAGGACGGCGCCGTCGCCGAGGTCAGCCTGGAACTCCTCGCCAAGGCGCGCGAACTGGCCGGCGCACTGGGCGGCGCCACCGGCGCCTTCCTGCTCGGATCGGGGCTCGACGCCCTGCCGCAGACGCTCTTCGAGCACGGCTGCGATGAGGTCCGGGTGGCCGACGACCCCGCACTCGCCCACTACACCACGCTGCCCTACGCCGACGTGCTGGTGAACATGATCCGCCGCACCGCGCCTGCCATCGTGCTGTTCGGCGCGACCACGACGGGCCGCGACCTGGCGCCCCGGGTCGCCTCGGCCCTCAGGGTGGGCCTGACGGCCGACTGCACGGACCTGAAGATCGGCGCCCACCGGGACGCCGTGGCGGGCGTCGACTACGACAAGCTGCTCTACCAGATCCGCCCGGCCTTCGGCGGCAACATCATCGCCACGATCGTCAACCCCGAAACCCGCCCCCAGATGGCCACCGTGCGCGAAGGCGTCATGAAGATGGGCAAGGCCGAGCCGGGCCGTTCGGGCAGGCTCGTCGCCTACGACGGCACCATCGATCCGGCCCTCCGGTGCGTCGAGATACTGGAGGAGCACCGCGCCGAGCGCCGGGTGAACCTGAAGAAGGCCAACGTCATCGTCGCCGGCGGCGCCGGCGTCGGCAGCAGGGAGAACTTCGAGCTGATCCGCCGCCTGGCCGATGCGCTCGGCGCCGAGGTGGGCGCGTCCCGTGCGGCCGTCGACGCCGGCTACATCGACAAGCCGCACCAGGTCGGCCAGACCGGCACGACGGTGCGCCCCAAGCTCTACGTGGCCTGCGGCATCAGCGGCGCCGTTCAGCACCGCGCCGGCATGCAGGAGGCCGGCAAGATCATCGCCATCAACATCGACCCGCACGCGCCCATCTTCCAGTTCGCGCACTACGGGATCGTCGGCGACCTCAACCAGGTCATCCCGGCCCTCATCGAGGCCTACAAAGAACACGCGAAGTGAGCGGAGCCTGACATGCCCAACTTCTTCACGGATAACGAGGACATCCTCGATTTCCTGGACAACGCGGACCTGCGCACCATGGTCATGCTCCAGGAGCGCGGCTACGCCGAGGCGAAGGAATACGACTACGCCCCCGCCGACTACGAGGACGCGATGGACAACTACCGCCGCGTGCTCGAGGTGATCGGCAAGGTCGCAGCCGAGTTCATCGCCCCACGGGCCGCCGAGGTGGACCGGGAAGGCGCGCACTTCGACGACGGCAAGGTCACCTATGCGCGCGGCACCCGGGAGGCGCTCGACCAGCTCCGCAAGGCCGAGCTGATGGGCTTCACGCTCCCCCGCCGCTTCGGCGGCCTCAACATGCCCGTCCTCATCTACACCATCGCCATCGAGCTGGTCAGCCAGGCCGACGCAAGCCTGATGAACCTGTTCGGCCTGCAGGACATCGCCGAGACGATCAACAGCTTCGCGGACGAGGAGATCCGGGCCCGCTACCTGCCGCGCTTCAGCAGCGGCGAGGTCACCGCCGCCATGGCCCTGACCGAGCCCGACGCCGGCAGCGACCTGCCGAACGTGCAGCTCCGCGCCGACTACGACGAGGCCACCGGCCAGTGGCGCCTCAACGGCGTCAAGCGGTTCATCACCAACGGCTGCGGCGACATCCTGCTGGTGCTCTCGCGCAGCGAGCCGGACTCCGAGGGCGCCCGGGGCCTGTCCGTCTACGTCTGCGAGGCCGGCCCGGCCGTGCGCGTGCGCCGCATCGAGGACAAGCTGGGCATCCACGGATCGCCCACCTGCGAGCTGCAGTTCAACAACGCGCCCGCCCTGCTCGTCGGCCAGCGCAAGCGCGGGCTGTCCACCTACGTAGGCGCTCTCATGAACGGCGCCCGCCTGGCCATCGCCGCCCAGGGCGTCGGCATCGCCCAGGCCGCCCTGAACGAGGCCCTCGACTACGCCGCCGAGCGCGAGCAGTTCGGGAAGGCCATCCGCGAGTTCCCCGCCGTGCGCCAGATGCTGGGCGACATGCACATGAAGGTCGAGACCGCCCGCCTGCTCACCTACGACACGGCCGTCGCCGTGGACATCGCCGACGGCATCGAACACATGAAGGCGTCCGGCGAACTCGACGCCCTGCCCAACGGCAGCCAACTGGCCGCCGAAGGCCGCTACTGGACGACCCTGGCCCGCGCGCTCACGCCCGTGGCCAAGTACTACGCCACCGAGACCTGCAACCAGGTCGCCTACGACGCCCTCCAGGTGCTCGCCGGCAGCGGCTACATGCGCGACTACGAGGTGGAACGCCACTACCGCGACGCCCGCATCACGACGATCTACGAGGGCACCACACAGATACAGTACAACGCCGCCGTCGGATACGTCCTCAAGGGCACGTTCGAGGAACGCTACGGCGTTCTGCACGAACAGATGACGGCCGCCGGCGCTCCCGAGGACCTGCTGCTCCCCCTCCAGGAGGCCCGCCGCGCCCTGCAGGAGGCCGTCGACTACGCCGCCGCCCAGGACGCCGACTACCGCGACCTGCACGCCGGCAAGCTCGTCGAGGCCGCCACGATCATCTACAACGGCTACCTGCTGCTCGGCCCCGCGCTGCGCTCGAAGCACAAGGAGGCGCTCGCCCGGCACTACGTCGCCGAGACGCTGCCCATCGTGCGCCTGCGCCGCGACCAGATGCTCAGCGGCAGCCGCGTCTACCTGGATCGCATGGCGGACCTGCTCCAATACGAGTAGCCGGGCCGGCAGCGACCTGCGGGGACACGGCCGCCGGGCGGCTCAGAGGACGACATGCAGGCGCGCGTCGGCTTCCACGTCTCGATCGCCGGGTCGCTGCCGCAGGTCGTGCAGCGCGCGCTCGACCGGGGCTGCACGACGTTCCAGAGCTTCGCCGGCAACCCCCGCGGCTGGGCGCTGCGGGCGCGCGCGCAACCCGAGATCGACGCCTTCCGCCGGGCGCGCGCCGCCGCCGACCTGACGCCCTTCTTCGTGCACGCCTGCTACCTGGTCAACGTCTGCGCGCACGACCGCACCGTGTTCGACCGCAGCCGGCGCCGCCTTGCGCAGGAGCTGTCGCTGGCCGCGGCCCTCGGGGCCGACGGATACGTGCTGCACCCCGGCAGCCACAAGGGACGCCCGGCCGACTGGGGCGTGCGACGGGCCGCCTCCGCAATCGTCCGCTGCCTGGAGCAGACCGGGAACGCGCCGCCGCTCCTCCTGGAGAACATGGCGGCCCCGCACGGACCCGGCGGCGACATGCACACGCTGGGCCGCCTGGTGCAGGCGCTGCGCGACGCGCTGCCCGACGCCGACGTCGGCATCGCGCTCGACTCCTGCCACGCGTTCGGCGCCGGCTATGACCTTCGGGACGCGGAGGAAGTCGACCGGCTCATGCACGACGTGCGGCGCGAGATCGGAGTGGGTGCCCCCCGCCTGCTGCACCTCAACGACGCGCTCGACGAGCCCGGCAGCCGCCGCGACCGCCATGCCCACGTCGGGCAGGGCGCCATCGGGCGCGCCGGCCTGCGCAACCTGCTGAGCCACCCGGCCGCGGCGGGCGTGCCCCTGATCCTGGAGACGCCGTGGGAGGGTGTGGAGGCAGACCAACGCAATCTGCGTGCCGTCCGGGCAATCCTCGACGAAACGGCTTAGCCCGGGATGGCGGCCCGGACCTCGATGCGGCAGTTGCCCAGCCGGATCTCATCGCCCGGTGAGACGAGTGCGGTGCTGACCCGTTCCCCATTCACGAACGTGCCGTTCGTGCTGTTCAGGTCCTCGACCCAGAGCTTGTCTCCGCTGACCGAGAACTTGCAGTGCTGCTGGGACACACGGCTGTCCAGAACGACGAACTGGCACCGATCCGAATCCCGCCCCAGGATGACGGTGTCGCCCGACGTCAGGTCCAACGACGATGTGATGTCCTCGGTCAACCGGATAAGCAGTTCCATCCGGACTGGCTCCCGTTGCATGCAGGGCTTGCTGGTCAGTGATCGGGCACTTGCCCTTCGGTCGACGACAATGCATATTGTAGCCACAAGCCGCCTCGCAGTCCATACCTTTTTCCCAACGCTCCGCCGTCGGGCAGGAAGCGACGGGGGCAGGGCATGCGCCCGTTCGAATCCCTCTACATCCACGTGCCGTTCTGCAACGCGAAGTGCGACTACTGCGCCTTCTACTCCCTTCCCGGCGCCGACGCCGCCCTTCGACGGGCCTACCTGGGACGTCTGGACGCCGAGCTGGCCGCCCGCGCCCCACTCTGTGCCCCCGTGGACAGCGTCTACGTCGGCGGGGGCACCCCCTCGGCCCTCAGCGCCGGGGAGCTGGCCGCCCTGCTGTCGAGCGTGCGCAGGCACCTGGCCCTCGCGTCCGACGCGGAGGTGTCCGTCGAGGCCAACCCCCACTCCCTGACGCCCGAGAAGATTGCCGCGCTGGCCGGCGGCGGGGTGAACCGCGTCAGCCTGGGCGTGCAGAGCTACGACCCCGCCCTCCGGCGCACACTGGGACGGCGCGGCTCGATCGATGGCCTGGACGCCGTCCTGGACGCCCTCCGCAAGACCGGCATCGACAACATCGGCATGGACCTGATCTACGCCATCCCCGGCCAGACGGCGCAGGGGTGGTGCGCCGACCTCCGTCGGGCGCTCGGATGCGGGATCGGGCACCTGTCGGCCTACGAACTGACCGTCGAGGAAGGCACCCGCCTGGCCGGGCGCGCGCAGCCCGAGACGGCTGAGGACCTGGCCGTCGACATGTGGCACGCCGCCGAGCGCGAGGCGCGCGCCCACGGCCTTCGCCGCTACGAGGTCTCCAACATGGCCCGCCCCGGCCGCGAGTGCCGGCACAACCGCCACGTCTGGCACGGCGGCACCTATCTGGGCTGCGGCCCCGCCGCGTGTTCCTTCAACGGAGAGGTCCGGTACGCGAACCCGGCCGACCTGGAGCGCTGGCTGGGGGGCGAGCCGCCCGCCGAGGACCGCCTCCCGCCCGCCCAACGCGCCGCCGAGATACTGGGCGTCGGCCTGCGCACGGCCGAGGGATGGACGGCCGACGAGTTCCGCCGGCGCACCGGCGCGGACTACCTCGCGCTTGCCGGCATGGAGCTGGAGGCACTGGCCGCCGAGGGCCTGTTGGCCCTGACCGACCGGGCCGTCCGCCCCACCACGCGCGGCCTGCTGTTCGCGGACATGATCGCGCGCCGTC
Proteins encoded in this window:
- a CDS encoding electron transfer flavoprotein subunit beta/FixA family protein — translated: MGYRIVVCVKQVPDTENLTGQAMREDGTVNRTALPAIFNPEDLNALELALRIKDEHGGHVTALTMGLPKAADVLRECLYRGADAAVLLTDRRLAAADTLATSYALSRAVRRIGQVDLVLCGRQAIDGDTAQIGPQLAEKLGLPQLTYVDEIHAIGNGSITVRRGLEHGYEVVRGPVPALLTVTSNAPEARPPAARRLMRYKKARAAAELGRRDGDPTPEELQSRGLLIEQWSVDDIGAEEAACGAKGSPTRVKNVDSVQLVSEDRRRIEPTREALGALVRELIEEHIVD
- a CDS encoding electron transfer flavoprotein subunit alpha/FixB family protein, whose amino-acid sequence is MEEPKDVFVFAEVQDGAVAEVSLELLAKARELAGALGGATGAFLLGSGLDALPQTLFEHGCDEVRVADDPALAHYTTLPYADVLVNMIRRTAPAIVLFGATTTGRDLAPRVASALRVGLTADCTDLKIGAHRDAVAGVDYDKLLYQIRPAFGGNIIATIVNPETRPQMATVREGVMKMGKAEPGRSGRLVAYDGTIDPALRCVEILEEHRAERRVNLKKANVIVAGGAGVGSRENFELIRRLADALGAEVGASRAAVDAGYIDKPHQVGQTGTTVRPKLYVACGISGAVQHRAGMQEAGKIIAINIDPHAPIFQFAHYGIVGDLNQVIPALIEAYKEHAK
- a CDS encoding acyl-CoA dehydrogenase encodes the protein MPNFFTDNEDILDFLDNADLRTMVMLQERGYAEAKEYDYAPADYEDAMDNYRRVLEVIGKVAAEFIAPRAAEVDREGAHFDDGKVTYARGTREALDQLRKAELMGFTLPRRFGGLNMPVLIYTIAIELVSQADASLMNLFGLQDIAETINSFADEEIRARYLPRFSSGEVTAAMALTEPDAGSDLPNVQLRADYDEATGQWRLNGVKRFITNGCGDILLVLSRSEPDSEGARGLSVYVCEAGPAVRVRRIEDKLGIHGSPTCELQFNNAPALLVGQRKRGLSTYVGALMNGARLAIAAQGVGIAQAALNEALDYAAEREQFGKAIREFPAVRQMLGDMHMKVETARLLTYDTAVAVDIADGIEHMKASGELDALPNGSQLAAEGRYWTTLARALTPVAKYYATETCNQVAYDALQVLAGSGYMRDYEVERHYRDARITTIYEGTTQIQYNAAVGYVLKGTFEERYGVLHEQMTAAGAPEDLLLPLQEARRALQEAVDYAAAQDADYRDLHAGKLVEAATIIYNGYLLLGPALRSKHKEALARHYVAETLPIVRLRRDQMLSGSRVYLDRMADLLQYE
- a CDS encoding deoxyribonuclease IV, with amino-acid sequence MQARVGFHVSIAGSLPQVVQRALDRGCTTFQSFAGNPRGWALRARAQPEIDAFRRARAAADLTPFFVHACYLVNVCAHDRTVFDRSRRRLAQELSLAAALGADGYVLHPGSHKGRPADWGVRRAASAIVRCLEQTGNAPPLLLENMAAPHGPGGDMHTLGRLVQALRDALPDADVGIALDSCHAFGAGYDLRDAEEVDRLMHDVRREIGVGAPRLLHLNDALDEPGSRRDRHAHVGQGAIGRAGLRNLLSHPAAAGVPLILETPWEGVEADQRNLRAVRAILDETA
- a CDS encoding FHA domain-containing protein codes for the protein MELLIRLTEDITSSLDLTSGDTVILGRDSDRCQFVVLDSRVSQQHCKFSVSGDKLWVEDLNSTNGTFVNGERVSTALVSPGDEIRLGNCRIEVRAAIPG
- the hemW gene encoding radical SAM family heme chaperone HemW, which translates into the protein MRPFESLYIHVPFCNAKCDYCAFYSLPGADAALRRAYLGRLDAELAARAPLCAPVDSVYVGGGTPSALSAGELAALLSSVRRHLALASDAEVSVEANPHSLTPEKIAALAGGGVNRVSLGVQSYDPALRRTLGRRGSIDGLDAVLDALRKTGIDNIGMDLIYAIPGQTAQGWCADLRRALGCGIGHLSAYELTVEEGTRLAGRAQPETAEDLAVDMWHAAEREARAHGLRRYEVSNMARPGRECRHNRHVWHGGTYLGCGPAACSFNGEVRYANPADLERWLGGEPPAEDRLPPAQRAAEILGVGLRTAEGWTADEFRRRTGADYLALAGMELEALAAEGLLALTDRAVRPTTRGLLFADMIARRLLY